The Nostoc cf. commune SO-36 genomic sequence ATTTTAAATTGCTTAGACTACTAAATTTTGAGAGGGCAAAACAATTTATCACGATCGCTGGCAATTGCTTTTGAGCATTCCCTGTAGTCTATTCCATATCAGAAAAGACCTGGTGATGTCCGTTGATATTGCCAGATTTTTATTGGAAAAATTTCGGTATGGGAAAACAGATTCTCATCCGGCGTTGTGAACGGAGTTTAAAAGATGGGGAGAGTTAGAACGAGAAAGGCGATAAAATTACTGAGTTTGGTTGTAATTCCTGTAACTTTAGTTATCTTAAGTAGCAATTGGGGATCAGAGGTAATAGCGTTACCGCCACCAGAGGATACCCCAGAAGAAATATTACGGACAAAGATTATCATAGAAGCGCGATCGCCTATTGATGGAAAATTACTAACAGCTGCCGAATACATACAATTACAAGCGCAGCTCCAACTTGCCCCGCCCCCAAAACTAGACCCCAAAATTCGGGATCAGATTTTCTTGCTTCGCCTACGTAAAACCTTACTTCAGTTTTTCCCATTTTTAAATTTTTGATAAATTCGTCATTTGTCATTCATCCTCTGCCTAATGCCCCATTCCCGATTCCCCATTCTGATGTAGGATAACGGTGACGACAAAATTGCAAATAAATGTAAAGAATATATATAGATATTAAAAAAGTAGATTTAGTCAATCACGTTATTTCACTTAGGTAGCTTCATGTCCATGACCACGATCGCCCCTGAACAGGTTAACAGCATCGTTTGGAATCAGCATAACGATCCCTTTGAAATATTAGGTTCTCATCCCATAGAACAAGACGGTAAAACTGTCTGGGCTGTGCGGGCCTACTTACCAAATGCAAGTGCAGCATGGGTGGTTCTTCCTGAACAACGCAAGGAATACCCCATGCAAACAGTGCATCATCCTCACTTTTTTGAATGCACGATTGACACTCCAGAACTGGCAAACTACCAGTTACGGATTAAAGAAGGGGAACATGAGCGTGTCACTTATGACCCTTACGCTTTCCGTTCTCCCAACTTGACAGACTTTGATTTGCATTTGTTTAGTGAAGGCAACCATCATCGGATATACGAAAAATTGGGAGCGCACCCCACGGTAATAGGCGGCGTTAAAGGCGTTTATTTTGCAGTTTGGGCACCCAACGCCCGTAATGTTTCATTGCTAGGAGACTTCAACCTCTGGGATGGGCGCAAACACCAGATGCGTAAAGGCCCCACTGGAGTTTGGGAATTGTTTATTCCTGAAATCGGTGTGGGAGAGCATTACAAATATGAAATCAAAAATTTTGAAGGACACATTTATGAAAAATCCGATCCCTACGGATTTCAGCAAGAACCCCGCCCGAAAACCGCATCCATTGTCACTGATTTAGATTCTTACAGTTGGGATGATGAAAGCTGGATGGAAAAGCGGCGTCACACTGACCCCCTCACCCAGCCCGTCTCTGTCTATGAAGTGCATTTAGGCTCTTGGTTACACGCTTCAAGTGCCGAACCAGCTAAACTACCAAATGGTGAAACTGAACCGGTAGTTATCGTTTCTGAATTGAAACCGGGCGCACGCTTCCTTACCTACCGCGAACTAGCTGACCGACTAATTCCATACATCAAAGAATTAGGATACACGCATATAGAAATGCTGCCCATTGCAGAGCATCCCTTTGATGGCTCTTGGGGTTATCAAGTAACTGGGTACTATGCCCCCACCTCCCGTTTTGGCACTCCCGAAGATTTCATGTATTTTGTTGACAAATGTCACCAAAATGATATAGGGGTAATTGTAGATTGGGTTCCTGGTCACTTCCCCAAAGATGGACATGGTTTAGCTTTCTTTGATGGTAGCCACCTGTACGAACATGCTGACCCCCGTAAAGGCGAACATAAAGAATGGGGTACTTTGGTGTTCAACTATGGTCGCCATGAAGTTAGTAACTTCCTCGCAGCCAATGCCCTCTTTTGGTTTGACAAGTACCACATTGATGGAATTCGTGTCGATGCTGTTGCCTCGATGCTCTATAACGACTATTGCCGCAAACCAGGAGAATGGCTGCCCAATAAGTACGGCGGTAGAGAAAACCTAGAAGCAGCAGATTTTCTCCGTCAGGTAAATCACATTATCTTTAGCTATTTCCCCGGTATTCTTTCAATTGCTGAAGAATCCACTTCTTGGCCAATGGTATCTTGGCCTACCTATACAGGCGGATTGGGCTTTAACTTGAAGTGGGATATGGGCTGGATGCACGATATGCTGGATTACTTCAGCATGGATCCTTGGTTCCGCCAGTTCCATCAAAACAACATCACCTTTAGTATGTGGTACAACCACACCGAGAACTTCATGCTGGCTCTCTCCCACGATGAAGTGGTGCATGGTAAGAGCAATATCATCGGCAAAATGCCGGGGGATACATGGCAGAAGTTAGCTAATATCCGTTGTTTATTTAGCTATATGTTTGCTCACCCAGGCAAGAAAACCATGTTTATGAGCATGGAGTTTGGGCAGTGGAGTGAGTGGAATGCTTGGGCTGATCTGGAGTGGCATTTATTGCAGCATGAAGGCCACCAACAGTTAAAAACATTTTTCCGGGAATTGAACCATCTCTACCGTTCTGAGCCAGTTTTGTATACCCAGGATTTTGCTGAACCGGGGTTTGAGTGGATTGATTGTAGCGATAACCGCCATAGTGTAGTTTCCTTCATTCGTCGCGACAAGGATTCTGATGATTTTGCGATCGTCGTTTGCAATTTTACACCGCAACCCCATTCTCATTACCGCATCGGTGTACCACAAAAGGGATTTTATACGGAGTTGTTCAATAGTGATGCGCGTCAGTATGGCGGCAGCAATATGGGCAACTTAGGCGGTAAGTGGACAGATGATTGGTCTTCGCACAGTCGTCCTTATTCTTTGGATTTGTGTTTGCCACCTTTGGGTGTGTTGATTCTCAAGTTGGATAAGAAGAAGACTGCTGAGATGATGGGATAAACAAGAGGGGAAAAGGTTAAAGGGATGAACAGGTCGCGCCAATTGCGGGCGAGGTTTTTACCTTTTCCCCTTCCCCTTCTTCATAGGAGTTCGCGGGATGCGGGAAACTCAGCGTCTTCAGACCTGAGGTGCGATTCGTTCACTCGAAATGAATAGAAATGTTCAGGGATGAGTGACATTTGAGAGATAACCCTTAATGGGTGGAGTCCGCACTTTAATCTCTCTCAGATGATAACTGAATCACCCTCATGGTTATTCCTATGAAAAGTCCCTCTCCATAGGTGCAACGGTAACAGCATCATCCCTACGGTAGCGACTAGCCATCAATCCGTAAAGCGGGATGAAAAGGAGGAACAACTGGCAGCCTAAGCTGGTTCCCCCTGCCTCTTATCAACCGATTAAATTCGGTAATAACAGGATGGTCTAACTACTACTCAACAGTTGTAAGTAAGGTTATCTTTTCTGACTTAGATAATCTCATGTATCCAAAGCTAAAGGCTTGGGCGCAACACCGCCACCCCCAGAAGTCCGGGGGATGGGTGTCAAAGAAATATTGGCAAACTATAGGCGGTGATAATTGGGTATTCGCAACCAGGCAGAAGGGTAAAAACCCGATGCGGTTACGGTCACACACGGAAACAAAGATTATCCGTCATGTGAAAGTTAAAGGCGATTCCAGTCCCTACGATGGAAACCTAATTTACTGGAGTTCAAGAATGGGAAAACATCCCGAAACGACCTTAAGAATGGCAACGCTCCTAAAGTCACAAAAAGGGAAATGTACCCACTGCGGAATGTACTTCCGAGAGGAAGATGTACTTGAGATTGACCACATAACCCCCAAAAGTTTGGGAGGCAAAGACGAATATAAAAATCTCCAGATATTACACAGACACTGCCACGATGAAAAGACAACTGAGGATGGTTCAGTTGTGAAGTACACATGACAATGTGCCGAATCATTGAGGAGCCGTGTAATGGGAAACTATTAAGCACGGTTTTGAAGACCAACGGGGTTGGTGACAACCTCGTTGAGTTTACTAGGGAAGCGGCACGGGTAGTTTTAACCACCGAGGCATTTAAGTCTTTCAAAGAATTGAGAAACTTATACTTAAAAGGTGAATTACCTTTCAAACCAAAACCGCCTAGCTACCTAAAAGGGTCAAAGTTGTTCAAAGTTGCTTACCCCAATTCAGGAGGTCAAAGACCACTGATTGTTAATGGGCAGATTAGATTTTCTTTAGGGCTAACAGTTAGAAGATGGTTTGGAGTGTCTGAGTTTTTTCTCCCAATGCCATCAAACATTGACTACTCAAAGGTAAAAGAGTTTACGATTCTACCCAAGAATGGTGCTTTTTACCTGGAAATGTCCTATGAACAAGCCTTGCAAAAACACGAACTAGACATCAATCAGGCGTTGTCTATAGACCTTGGAACTGCTGACAATTTAGCTGCTTGTGTTGATACATTGGGTAATTCCTTGTTGATTGATGCTCGTGCAATGAAAGCGATGAATCAACTATGGAATAAAAAGGTATCAACACGTAAAGAGAACAAGCCAGAAGCCTATTGGGACAACTGGTTAGACCGTGTAACCCGTAAACGCAATCACCAAATGCGGGATGGTATCAACAAAGCAGCAAAATTAATTATTAACCACTGCCTTAGACATGGCATTGGCACTCTAGTAATTGGGTGGAACGAAGGCTTTAAATACTCTGCCAACATGGGTAGAGTTAATAATCAAAAGTTTGTTCAAATGCCTTTGGGTAAGCTAAAAAAACGATTGGAACAACTGTGTGATTTGCACAGCATTAGATTTATTGAAACAGAGGAATCCTACACGAGCAAGTCGAGCTTTTTAGATGGAGACTCCCTACCTGTTTATGGTCAAAAGCCAGAAGGGTGGAAAGCATCTGGAAAGCGAGTTAAAAGAGGGCTGTATAGGAGCGCGAATGGTTCAATTGTGAACGCGGACTTGAACGGTAGCGCGAATATAATGCGAAAAGTAGCCAGCAATCTAAGCTTAGACTTAGGCTTACTGGGTAGGCGGTGTTTGACGACCGCAACGAGAGTTAGGCTTTGGACACTACCTAAGTTTACTCTGTCTGTAGAATCTCAGACCCTAAAGGGGCTGAGAGTGTCAATTATGAACAAGTTAGTAAATCAGTAATGCATAGTTGCAATATTTATTTACAATATGTCTTATTAAAAGGGTATTTCAGCATCTCCCAAGTTTAGGTTACTTTCGAGTTGGGAAGGTAAAATCAGGGTTTGAAGCTATAATTACACGATTTATCTGTTTGAGCATGAACAAAAAATGGGCGGTCAAACGAATAACTATAAACTTGGCATCAAATGAAGCCAAGAACCTTGAAAAGTATTGTGAACAGACAGGCAGACCAGCAACGGATGTAATTCGAGAACTGATTCGAGCTTTGCCACTGACAAAATAACAAAATAAAAGTAGACTTGAAAATCATTTATCTTGGTTCATTCTCAAGATATAAGCATTAAAATTTGGTGAAATTGGAGGTGTTAAGTTAACGAGTGTTAATTTTTTGTAAAGATTGAGAAAGACGTAAAAATTTACTTTTCGGCGGGCGTAGCACGCCGAAAGAGAGCGCAGCCCGCCGAAAACAAGATGACATGAGAGTTATTATTGAGTTGCACAATTAGCAGCAAGAGAATATTTCTCTGGTTGGTGACTATGTTTAATTTGTTGTCACTTTGATGAAATAATAATTTCGAACCCTGCTTTTTTAGTATTTTCGCAAAAAACAACAGTATTAAAGTAGCCTCTCCTCTAGTTTAACCATGACTTATCTGGACTACGGCTTTTCAGGCTAGGCGTGAGAAGCTAGGTCAAGGCAAGGCTTGAATGAGTTCCCGAATCACATCCGTTGCTGGTATGCCAGTCTGTTCACAATACTTTTCAAGGTTCTGGGCTTCATCCGATGTCAAGTTTAAGGTAATTCGCTTAAGCGCCTTTTTTTTACTGGAGGTTGCCAAACGGGGAAATTTAAGTGCGGCAGTTTTATTCATTGATTGATAGGGTAGATATATACAAGCTTTCTTTATCAAGATTGCCAATTCTTAACTGTCTTTACCAGTGAAAATCAAGATTTTAAGATTGAACTTAAGCTTTACGCGCCAAGTTTATTACTGAAAGCTCAAGGTGTTAAATAACTAACGCCATACGTAATGAATCTACCACTACTCAAGTTCAAGAAGCTTTCGGCTGAAGAGCTGAAGAGATGATGTCAACAATGCCTTACAGACCAGATTGCCTGTTGAGCAGGCGGTTTTGAATTGTCGAGACAAGTGGATTGCCAAAAGTGGTTTTCATTAGTGAATATTTTGGTAATATACCTGTTTTAAATTTTCTGCAACATAAGATTGTTCGTTTGTTATAACTATCACCTCATGTCTATAGCAACCTAGGAGATAATTTTTTTAATTCAAGATGATTACACGAACAGTGAGTTAATACATGACTTTACAGAATTGGAGACGCAAGCGTGGCGTTGCACTTACTAACAAGGGTTTACAAAAAATTAAAGAAGCAAAGCATCAGTCAGAAGCAAAGGAAAATTTTGGAAATAGATACACTCTTGAAGAAATGAGCGCACTCTCTGGCTTATATTCCGCTACTATCTCGAAAGTAATGAATCGGGAAGGAGGAGTTGATAAACAGACTATTGAAAAGCTTTTCTTAGCTTTTAACTTAAAAATAGAAAAAAGCGACTACTCAAGCTCAAATACCCGTCTATATTGGGGAGAAGCTATCTTTAACTCAATTTTTTATGGACGTACAGAAGAACTTAATATCCTAGAAGAATGGATTCTTAATGAACATTGCCAATTGGTAGCGCTATTGGGAATAGGAGGTATTGGTAAAACGGCGCTGTCTGTAAAATTTGCTCAACAAATTCAGGGTAACTTTGAGTATGTGATTTGGCGATCGCTACGAGAAGCCCCCCCTGCTAAAATTATTCTCGGTAATCTAATCCAATTTTTATCTGACGAACACGAAACAGAAGGGAACTTACCAGAAAGCTTTAGTGAGAGGGTGTCGCGGCTACTCTATTATTTAGAAAATCATCGCTGTTTAATAATCCTTGATAATGTAGAGTCAATTCTCCGCAGTGCTAGCCGCGCCGGAATTTATCGAGAAGGATATGAAGAATATGGTGAGCTTTTAAGACGGGTAGGAGAAACAACTCACCAAAGCTGCTTACTGCTGACTAGTCGGGAAAAACCTAGAGAAGTGGCATTGCTAGAAGGACAAGCACTGCCTGTTCGCTCTTTACTACTGAATGGTTTAAAGCTTGCAGAAGGGCAACAAATCTTAAAACTCAAGGGGCTATCAGCGGCAGAGGATGAATGGAAAGTAATGATTGAACGTTATGCAGGCAATCCATTAGCCTTAAAGATAGTTGCCACAACCGTTCAAGATATCTTTGATGGTAATGTGACTGAGTTTTTGCAACAAAATACGTCTGTTTTTGGAGATATTCGCGATATTTTAGAGCAGCAGTTTGAGCGCTTGTCAGATATAGAAAAGGAAATAATGTATTGGCTAGCGATTAATCGTGAGCCGATTACACTCTCAGAATTGAGAGATGATATTATATCATCAATACCTCAAGCTAAATTACTAGAGGCTGTCGAATCTTTAGGAAGGCGATCGCTAATCGAGAAGGCTACGCCTACGCTCATTGAAAAAACTAGATCGTCCTTTACGCTCCAGCCTGTAGTGATGGAGTATATGACTAGTAGCTTGATAGAAAAGGTTTGTGAAGAGATTGTCACTCAGAATATTGATTTATTTAGATGTCATGCCCTGATGAAGGCGACGGGTAAAGACTATGTTAAAGATACTCAACTTCGTCTCATAATCAAACCAGTTATAGATGGATTGCTTAACGTTTTAAGAAGTAAAAGAAATATTGAAAATAAATTAACTCAACTTTTAGTAAAACTCCGAGAAACATCGCCGTTAGAACCAGGGTATACGGCTGGCAATATTCTGAATCTGCTTTGTTATTTAGAAACAGATTTAACTGGCTATGATTTTTCTTATCTGACTGTTTGGCAAGCAGATATGAGTAGTATAAATTTGCACAATACAAATTTTGCTCATGCTGATCTAGCTAAGTGTGTTTTTGCTGAAACCCTCGGTGGTATTTTTTCGGTAGCCTTTAGCCCCAATGGCAAACTTCTAGCTACGGGCGATACTAATAATGAGATTCGCCTGTACCAGGTTGCAGATGGACAACAGATGCTCACTTACAGGGGTCACGCTGCTTGGGTTCGATCAGTTGCCTTCAGTCCTAATGGAGATATTATTGCTAGCGGCAGTGACGATCAAACAGTGAGGTTATGGAATGTTAGCACTGGTCAGTGTGTTGCAAATTTGCAAGGGCATAGTAGTGGTATCCAATCTATCGCCTTCAGTACCAATGGTCACATATTGGCGAGTAGCAGTGAGGATAAAACTGTGAAGTTTTGGGATATCGATACTGGTCTGTGTTTTAAGACTTTATCGGTAGATGATTATAGTGTATGGTCAATCGCTTTCAGCCCCGATGGTGACACAGTGGTAACTGGAAACGACAATCACACCCTCAATCTATGGGATATCAACACTGGTCAATGTATTAAAATATTGAAAGGACATACCAATAGAGTACATTCCGTTACCTACAGTGCAGATGGTCACATTTTGGCTAGCGCTAGTCATGATCACACAGTAAAGCTATGGAATGTTGATACAGGACAATGCTATTTAACGCTACAAGGTCATACTGACTCAGTACATTCTGTTACCTTCAGTTTGGATGGACATATTATTGCTAGCGGTAGTGATGATCAAACGGTGAAAGTCTGGGATGTTGCCACAGGTAAATGTATTAAAACTTTGAGAGGACACAGCAGCAGAATATGGACAGTTGCATTAAGTTTCGACAAAGATAGCTATATTCTGGCCAGTGGCGGTGATGACCAAAAAGTTATGCTGTGGGATGTCAGTACTGGCCGTTGTATCAGGATTTTTCAGGGTTATTGTGATGGAGTTTGGTCTGTCGCCTTCAGCCCAAACGGTTATGTGTTGGCTAGTAGTGGGTCTAACAAAATTGTAAGGCTTTGGGATGCTAGCATTGGTACTTGCATTCAAACCTTGCGGGGACACAATAATCGGGTTACATCAGTTTCTCTTAGCCCAGATGGTCGCATTTTAGCTAGTGGTAGTGAAGACCAAATGGTAAAATTGTGGGATGTCAACACTGGTCAATGTTTCACAACCTTAAATGGGCACAGTAACCGTATATTAGCTGTTACCTTCAGTCCAAATGGTCTGATTTTGGCTAGTAGCAGCGACGATCGCACAATAAAGTTATGGGATACCAGTACAGGTAAATGCATTAATACCTTGAATAGACAAAGCCATCGGGTCTGGTCTATCGCCTTCAGCCCGGACGGTCAGATCCTAGCTAGCGGTTGTCATGACCAAACAGTAAAGTTGTGGGATGTCAACACTGGTCGATGCCTTCAATCTCTACAAGGACATACTGATTGGCTGTGGTCAGTCAGTTTTAGTGCTGATGGGCAACTTCTAGCGAGTGGCAGTAGCGATCAAACGGTGAAGTTATGGGATGCGAGAACAGGTAAACACCTTAAAACTCTACAAGGTCATACCAGTTCTGTCTACTCAGTCAGCTTTAGTGCGGATGGATGCCTTCTAGCGAGTGGGAGTGGCGACCAAATGGTGAAGTTATGGGATGTCAGAACTGGACAATGCCTCAAAACTTTTTCAGGGCATACCAAGTGGGTTTGGTCACTTGCCTTCAGTCCCCATGATCAAACCCTGGCTAGTAGTAGCCAAGACGATACGATTAGAATATGGGATGTGGAGACTGGAGAGTGTCTAAAAATTTTGAGGAATGATAGGCCCTATCAAGGCATGAACACCACTGGCATTACAGGTATAACTGAAGCTCAAAAAGCCTCTCTGAAAGCTTTAGGGGCAGTTATTTATGGAGAAGACAATCCTACAGTTACAAGCTGAAAAAATTTGGATGATTATAGAAAAAACTAAATCATTTTTTCAAGACTTAGCTTTTGGATATACTCAAGAACTTGTCTCCACTCTTCTGAAATTCATAGGATGCTTGTCTAATTTCTACTTTATATCCTTGCTTGAGCAGTTGGTTGACAGCTGGGAGCAAAAATGGAGATACCTTCCCAGATGTGTCTAGCAATGGAAAAATGCGTGTCTCTATAGCAACGCGACACATTTCTACAATAGAAGCGAGATGGAACTCTTCAGATAGGTGTTCAGAATAAATGAATAAAAAATGAGAGCATAAGGCTAAATCAAATTGCCGATCAGCAAATGGTAAAGTAGGCAGTTCACCCATAACATAACGTTTCTCCTGAATTCCTAAAGAAAGGTCTTCAATGAACTCCTGCATTGCGGATCTTCTAATGTTTAGTAATTGGTTTGGCGATTGAATATCCTGCCAAACAAAATTATCTGGATTTCCTTGCACCGCATTCATGACTTCACGATTAGCTTCTTGGATGCGTTGAGCAATCTCAGTTTTACTGAATTTATAAATGGGATCGCAAGAAACAACGTTGCCTCCTCTACGGGTCATCTCAACATTAAAGCTTGCAGGCCCACCTGCACAATCAATAATTTTCAGTTTGTTATCTTCAAGAGTTAAACCAAACATTTTAGTGTATTCTTCAGCAGAACGCCCCCATATAAGGATTTTCTCAAACTTAATCCCCATAACTTTTATCCTAAGAGTTACATTATTAATTTAGGACTCTGAACTTTGGCTATCGAGAACTTCTAAAACAGGCAGAAGTAGAATTTTTACCCTAACTTGACGCTCATCTTTGTATCTTTCAACCGCGTACCCAACTGCACCTAAAACACCAAGCGCTAACATTCCTAATACAGGAGAAGGTTCGGATACAAGTATTGGCTTCACGGCTGAGAAAGCTAATTCTCCAATTAGTTTGTGAGCCGAGGTTGTAGGATGGACTTGATCCCAAAATAAAAACTTATCTGGTTTCACAAACAACTGGCTCCTTGGGAACATTAATAGGCACTACCGATAAATTTCCAACACAAGATTCGGTAACATTTGTAAAACCGAATTCTCCTGGAGCCGCGATGATTCTATTGAATAAAGAATTAACATCAAGAGGAATAATATTGATATCAGGGCTGAGTTGCTGGCTCAAAAAAGCTGAGATTTGCAGTCAAACTGGAGTTGTGTACATTAGTATAAGTACTTAGTAAGCTAGAATATTGATTATTGCCGCCTGTAACTGGAAACTTTCCTAAATCTGGTAAGTTAACTACTACA encodes the following:
- a CDS encoding ribbon-helix-helix protein, CopG family; its protein translation is MNKKWAVKRITINLASNEAKNLEKYCEQTGRPATDVIRELIRALPLTK
- a CDS encoding RepB family protein; translation: MNKTAALKFPRLATSSKKKALKRITLNLTSDEAQNLEKYCEQTGIPATDVIRELIQALP
- a CDS encoding class I SAM-dependent methyltransferase codes for the protein MGIKFEKILIWGRSAEEYTKMFGLTLEDNKLKIIDCAGGPASFNVEMTRRGGNVVSCDPIYKFSKTEIAQRIQEANREVMNAVQGNPDNFVWQDIQSPNQLLNIRRSAMQEFIEDLSLGIQEKRYVMGELPTLPFADRQFDLALCSHFLFIYSEHLSEEFHLASIVEMCRVAIETRIFPLLDTSGKVSPFLLPAVNQLLKQGYKVEIRQASYEFQKSGDKFLSISKS
- a CDS encoding SGNH/GDSL hydrolase family protein, which gives rise to MPSTLYWAGTNDYLRLLFDAIPNPTQTVNNLSMAVTSLAAVGAKNFVVVNLPDLGKFPVTGGNNQYSSLLSTYTNVHNSSLTANLSFFEPATQP
- a CDS encoding WD40 domain-containing protein, with product MTLQNWRRKRGVALTNKGLQKIKEAKHQSEAKENFGNRYTLEEMSALSGLYSATISKVMNREGGVDKQTIEKLFLAFNLKIEKSDYSSSNTRLYWGEAIFNSIFYGRTEELNILEEWILNEHCQLVALLGIGGIGKTALSVKFAQQIQGNFEYVIWRSLREAPPAKIILGNLIQFLSDEHETEGNLPESFSERVSRLLYYLENHRCLIILDNVESILRSASRAGIYREGYEEYGELLRRVGETTHQSCLLLTSREKPREVALLEGQALPVRSLLLNGLKLAEGQQILKLKGLSAAEDEWKVMIERYAGNPLALKIVATTVQDIFDGNVTEFLQQNTSVFGDIRDILEQQFERLSDIEKEIMYWLAINREPITLSELRDDIISSIPQAKLLEAVESLGRRSLIEKATPTLIEKTRSSFTLQPVVMEYMTSSLIEKVCEEIVTQNIDLFRCHALMKATGKDYVKDTQLRLIIKPVIDGLLNVLRSKRNIENKLTQLLVKLRETSPLEPGYTAGNILNLLCYLETDLTGYDFSYLTVWQADMSSINLHNTNFAHADLAKCVFAETLGGIFSVAFSPNGKLLATGDTNNEIRLYQVADGQQMLTYRGHAAWVRSVAFSPNGDIIASGSDDQTVRLWNVSTGQCVANLQGHSSGIQSIAFSTNGHILASSSEDKTVKFWDIDTGLCFKTLSVDDYSVWSIAFSPDGDTVVTGNDNHTLNLWDINTGQCIKILKGHTNRVHSVTYSADGHILASASHDHTVKLWNVDTGQCYLTLQGHTDSVHSVTFSLDGHIIASGSDDQTVKVWDVATGKCIKTLRGHSSRIWTVALSFDKDSYILASGGDDQKVMLWDVSTGRCIRIFQGYCDGVWSVAFSPNGYVLASSGSNKIVRLWDASIGTCIQTLRGHNNRVTSVSLSPDGRILASGSEDQMVKLWDVNTGQCFTTLNGHSNRILAVTFSPNGLILASSSDDRTIKLWDTSTGKCINTLNRQSHRVWSIAFSPDGQILASGCHDQTVKLWDVNTGRCLQSLQGHTDWLWSVSFSADGQLLASGSSDQTVKLWDARTGKHLKTLQGHTSSVYSVSFSADGCLLASGSGDQMVKLWDVRTGQCLKTFSGHTKWVWSLAFSPHDQTLASSSQDDTIRIWDVETGECLKILRNDRPYQGMNTTGITGITEAQKASLKALGAVIYGEDNPTVTS
- a CDS encoding RNA-guided endonuclease InsQ/TnpB family protein, yielding MKTNGVGDNLVEFTREAARVVLTTEAFKSFKELRNLYLKGELPFKPKPPSYLKGSKLFKVAYPNSGGQRPLIVNGQIRFSLGLTVRRWFGVSEFFLPMPSNIDYSKVKEFTILPKNGAFYLEMSYEQALQKHELDINQALSIDLGTADNLAACVDTLGNSLLIDARAMKAMNQLWNKKVSTRKENKPEAYWDNWLDRVTRKRNHQMRDGINKAAKLIINHCLRHGIGTLVIGWNEGFKYSANMGRVNNQKFVQMPLGKLKKRLEQLCDLHSIRFIETEESYTSKSSFLDGDSLPVYGQKPEGWKASGKRVKRGLYRSANGSIVNADLNGSANIMRKVASNLSLDLGLLGRRCLTTATRVRLWTLPKFTLSVESQTLKGLRVSIMNKLVNQ
- a CDS encoding HNH endonuclease yields the protein MTGWSNYYSTVVSKVIFSDLDNLMYPKLKAWAQHRHPQKSGGWVSKKYWQTIGGDNWVFATRQKGKNPMRLRSHTETKIIRHVKVKGDSSPYDGNLIYWSSRMGKHPETTLRMATLLKSQKGKCTHCGMYFREEDVLEIDHITPKSLGGKDEYKNLQILHRHCHDEKTTEDGSVVKYT
- the glgB gene encoding 1,4-alpha-glucan branching enzyme, with translation MSMTTIAPEQVNSIVWNQHNDPFEILGSHPIEQDGKTVWAVRAYLPNASAAWVVLPEQRKEYPMQTVHHPHFFECTIDTPELANYQLRIKEGEHERVTYDPYAFRSPNLTDFDLHLFSEGNHHRIYEKLGAHPTVIGGVKGVYFAVWAPNARNVSLLGDFNLWDGRKHQMRKGPTGVWELFIPEIGVGEHYKYEIKNFEGHIYEKSDPYGFQQEPRPKTASIVTDLDSYSWDDESWMEKRRHTDPLTQPVSVYEVHLGSWLHASSAEPAKLPNGETEPVVIVSELKPGARFLTYRELADRLIPYIKELGYTHIEMLPIAEHPFDGSWGYQVTGYYAPTSRFGTPEDFMYFVDKCHQNDIGVIVDWVPGHFPKDGHGLAFFDGSHLYEHADPRKGEHKEWGTLVFNYGRHEVSNFLAANALFWFDKYHIDGIRVDAVASMLYNDYCRKPGEWLPNKYGGRENLEAADFLRQVNHIIFSYFPGILSIAEESTSWPMVSWPTYTGGLGFNLKWDMGWMHDMLDYFSMDPWFRQFHQNNITFSMWYNHTENFMLALSHDEVVHGKSNIIGKMPGDTWQKLANIRCLFSYMFAHPGKKTMFMSMEFGQWSEWNAWADLEWHLLQHEGHQQLKTFFRELNHLYRSEPVLYTQDFAEPGFEWIDCSDNRHSVVSFIRRDKDSDDFAIVVCNFTPQPHSHYRIGVPQKGFYTELFNSDARQYGGSNMGNLGGKWTDDWSSHSRPYSLDLCLPPLGVLILKLDKKKTAEMMG